The Montipora capricornis isolate CH-2021 chromosome 3, ASM3666992v2, whole genome shotgun sequence genome includes the window GTAATCGGCTCTAGCTTATCAGAACAATGCTTTAGCGTCTTGAAAGCTGACCAGTACTTAATCATTGAGTGCAAAAGCTCACTTTACGGCTTTGGTCGTTCTTGAGTCTGTAGCGCCGCTTCGTTTCCATCCCTTTTAGAACGGTGTTTAAAGTTACTGATCTTGACATGTTTAACGAAACCATTGCTGCGGCAACGAACTCAGACTCAGCGTCTTGCCCGGAGCCGAATTCAAACCAGTATATAAAGGGGGTTAAAGCGGCAACTTACATTGTGGTAATCTTTCTATCTTTTTTCGGCAACGCGGTAGTGGTACGTGTGGTCCAAAAAAACCAACGAATGCGCACAATCACCAACTACCTTATTATTAACATGGCCCTGGCGGATCTCCTGACCACAGGTTTCAACATGTTACCGACGCTGTACTGGATTTTTGGCGGCCGGAGTGTGTGGGCTGTAGGAGGATGGGTTGGCGAGACACTTTGCAAATTGTTGAACTTTGCTCAGTTGGTCTCCATTGCAGTTTCTGTTTTATCCTTGTGCGCGATTGCCTTCGATCGCTTCTTCGCTATTTCAAGGCCTCTGAAACGAGTCATCACATTTCGGGTTGCTAAAGGAATCATTGGAGCATCCTGGTGTTCGGCGATCGCAATCTCCGGCCCTCAACTTTACGTTTTGACAACCACCGGGGAAAGGGGTCTCGTTCAGTGCGTGGAAAACTGGGCTCCACTTTTCGACCAAGCCATCGCAGCTCGCGCCTACACTATTACGCTCTTTGTTCTCCTCTACGCACTTCCACTGGTAACTATCGCATTTCTTTACACAGTTATAATGTTTAAACTGTGGCGAAGACAGACGCCAGGGCAAGAGCTAACTTCAAATCAAGACAATAAAGACAAAACCAACAGAAAGGTCTTGAAAATGTTGGTAACCGTGGTCATAGTCTTCGCGTTGTCATGGCTTCCATTACACGTGCGAATGTTTGTGATGGTCACCGAATCGGATCTGTTCACTTGTGGCTTGCCGTATGACATGGACTTCCTCACACTTTTCCTTGGGCACGCCAACTCAGCCGTCAACCCATACATTTACGTGATTTTCAACGAGAATTACAGAAGAGGGTTCAAAACTGTCCTATCCGTATGTAACAGGGGTAGTTAAAGCTTATCATAAAACACAGGTCGAAGAACAAGGTCGAGTAGGCTTCAGGAAAAAGACATAATGATAGCTTGCGCAAGATTGCGCGAAGGTGAACCCGACTTGCAAGGGAGTGTGGAAGACAATTTATCTTAGAATTGACCAAAGCGGTTTCCTATGTCCTATTCGATAGTGACAATTCATTCGATGCATGTAACTCGCATGCGATTCAAGTTGAGATCCAAAAACTTGTTGATTAACGTGGGATGTCAAAACGGTGAGACCCATGATGTCAACACTGACAACTGAGCAGGTTTTGTGCGTTAAGACTAATGTCGTGCAATGACTGAATATAGAATACGGAAATATTGCAAATCGGAttcatttatgcaaaatgaATTGTGCTGATTCCATCTTTAGTACTAAGGGATTGGAAATTCATTCCCTCGTTTTAGGTGAAACTTCATATAATTAAACGCTGTGGTGTTGCGTGTTGTGGCTGTACGTGTGTCTTTGGTCCTGGGGGAGTGATCGTTTCATGTCTGAGATTAGACGGAAAGATTGCAAATCGTATTCATTTCTGTAATTAAAACGAATTGTATTTATGGATTGGAAATTTATCCCCTCATTCTAGATGAAGCTTCATAAAATACAACGCTGTGTTGTTATGTGTTATGGCTGTGCCTTTGGCACTGATCGTTTCATCTCTAAGATTAGTTGTTCTAAGCTCTATTGATCCGCTTTGGTCTCAACACCTTTCAATGATACAGAAGAAATAAAACAAGGAAGGATTTCAATAATTGTCGGCACGGAAGCGAAATTTCCGGAGAGCAAAACAAGCGATAAAACCATTACGAAAAGTACATGAATAAGCGCGAAAGCCGGTTAATTTTAACTTCTTTTCGTActcaaaaagcaaaaacttTTTCCTTGACCAACACCCCCCACCCTTTTACAATAATGGTTCACAAATTTTACTGTTTGTTTCTTTCCAGgtcaaaataaaatatgtatCGTTTATTTCGGATCAGtggttttacttttttcttttttttccttcattacCTTAGCTATACACATATATTatacaaaattacaaaaatatcagTAAAATAATGGAATGATATAATGACTTAATTAGAAATTCGAGTTACAATCTTCTCTGAAGTACAATTTTAAACTAGCAATAGTTCTCACTAAATCTGCCCTCGCCTTTAGAAAGTATGACATTTATTGTTGGAATTCAAGTTGTGGGGTTTCTGTATGGCAGGCATTGgtacttttgtttttgtcaataaATGTAATTACGGGTGTAATGTAATGAAACACATGTTGTGCACACCATGAATATTTTGCTCAGAACAATGTGATTTATGAAAGCCATGTATAGCATACACTATGATTACATCGAGCTTACAGCGTATGGAAAATTATCCAACGCCATGCTTCCGTTTCTTGGGGAAGACCACGTGGCTGACGTGGCAAACAAGGTCGAAGTATGTATCAAGATTACCCCCATACCACGCTGCGGCCCTGGTGACTGCTGAAAAAATTTACCCGATACGACTACGCGTGCCTAGTTTCCAGAAACATCAGGATCATTTCGCCTATCTAGTGCGATCGGGGGGACTAAATAGTTAAATATTTTGTCGTCATTGGATTTGAGGTTTAGGTTGCAAAAAACATGCGCCCaccatttaaaagaaaaaaaaaattaaagaagtaTAACATTCGCATCGTTTGCAGCAAATGGCAAACGTCAGATTCAAATTTGTGTTTGTCAGAAGTAGCAGAGACAACTTAAAAGAACAAAACTTTCGTAGTTGCATCTCAAGTTTAGCAGCCTGACTCTTGCCGATTGTCGTTGCAAATAAACGCAATGCTAAATATTTCTCAGTTTATTTGTAATCTGCTTTCTCCGAGTTGCTAGCCAATCAATGGATTACACATTGGCACCGGTGTACGTTTTTTGCTCTGACTTCACTCATCAATTGGGATTATCCAGATAATTGTGTTAGACTGGACGTCTGTTGCTGTAGGAAGATGTAAAATGTTGAaatgacattttcttttttcctgtcACATAAGCATGATTACTAGTTGGCATACTCTACTTCTGTGCTGTAGGACACTCATGAGAGCGTTTGCCAGGTGACACTGCCGAGACTAAAACATCCAGTGGTGGCGAATTCGCAATAACATTAGGTGGGATGGTAAGTTTGAATCCCGTTGAATAAATGAAATAATGCCTTTTTGTTACGAAGCGAGCAAactcagaaaaaaagaaaaaatattataaatagcTTGTTTTCAATGTCGTtaccagagtcttcgttcccttgaccagcggttGAAAAAGAGAGACAGCCTCCTGCGCGACTCCGGTCCCACGGCGTTCCGGTGGACCGgggtaacggaggctctggggacgagattgatcCTGTTTTCCTTTCCGAGCTAATTCAAAACGTAATAGATGGTTAGTAACAATGGTGTAATTGTTGGAGtacgaacaaaaggagccaaggagaaatcttttgttttcgtccaccaacacaGTGTCTCCAGCTTAATTAATTGCATAAATGCTGGTTTTCTGCTGATTTTCTGCTGATGTCACGCTCTGTTACTGTATATGAACATTGATGAACGATGGAGATATTCGTATTGTCATTGTGGAGGCCATCCAATACAAATACGTATGATCGCCCAAGAAAGCAGTAATACATCAACTTCACGAGCGGGTAGCAGACCACTCGCTGCAGAGGCTGTGGAAAAAAAATATAGTGGATTATTTATATGGCAACCATCCAATCTTCAGTATGATCAGTTTCTTGACGTGCCACAAGTCGACTTCTCGACATTCTAACGAACGAACGACAATGAAGGTAAACCGGTAAAACGCACGGAAGCTTAAGCAAAAAAGACAACGACGACGACAACACCACAAAGCAATAGGTTAGCTCTGCACGCACGGTTTATATTTTCGCACATCTCTACGCCGTTTTTATCCTGACAACGACGTTAAATGAGCAAATTTGAGCTTATGTGGAGGACTTGAGCACAAGACAATAGATCTTCAATTTTTCCTTCTAACGACCGCGTCGTTCACACTAATTTTATTACTGTAATATTGGTACACACGACGACTTCTCCCAATCGCGAAATGATTCCATCGACGCTGAGTTATATTTTCAGATGACGTCTGCTgggacgtcgtcgtcgtcgtcgttgtccGGACTTATGCTCGCAAATGCATAGTCACTTGACGTCGGTAGTTTCGTCGGCTTTCCGACTTCCACTGATCAATATGATCAAACGACTGAAGATCCCTCCCACCGACAGTGCCCGTTTTGAGGGTCTTTACAGCTATGGTTACATAGATCAGATGAAAGTTGTAAAGGGACGTTGACCTGAATCACTTTTGATCTCAGCTCCAGCTATGAAGGCGCTTACTGATCAACTAATTCGCGAGTTATCACTTGTATTTTTCTAGTGCTGCTCATTTTGATAACGTTACCCTGTAACCGGAGGTGGAGCCCACTCACCTTTGCACACTTTACCATTTCCATTGTATCCTTTGTGACAACTACAACCATACGAGCCCACCGTGTTTATGCACGTGGCTTTCTTGTGGCAACCGTAAACGCCCTCTTCGCACTCATCATAATCAACACAAGACATCCCATTGCCTCGGAAACCGTGGCCACACCAGTGGCAGTCATACGAGCCTGGACTGTTCACACAGCGCGAATATAAACTGCACCTATCAGTCCCATCTAGACACTCGTCGATATCTGATAAAAAGAAATCGTAAAAATCAACTTTGTGAGTAATACACACGAATTCTCTACGATGGCACAAGTTATCTAGATATTGCCCAGTTCAGTTCTGGATTTATCTGAATTGCATTTTGAAATACGAAGGAATTATTCAAGCGTAGACAAGAATCGCCTGACCAAAGGGTCGTCGAAATGACTCTGCTACAACACGATCGATGCTTGAGGGATCTTTCTTAATTACTCCTTCGATTCACATGCCAATCAACCCTTTTAACGCTTTTAATCATTTTTAACGCCAGTATTCATGGCGATAACAGTAAAATACGCTAATAACATTAAGCAGTGTGGCCCTTTGGCCCAATCTTGTGCGTTTTGATTCAGCAACTATTGATCGAACTTGGAGGAAATCATAGTTGAATGAAAGTAGCAATAAGGACAGGCAGGTTCCTCGTCCCTTTTGCCGAAATGAAGTTATTTTTGAAACAGCATCCCTTCCCTTGCACTTACCATTGCAAGTTTTTCCATCTCCGCTGTATCCCGTGTCGCAAGTGCAACTATGCGAGCCTTGAGAGTTAAGGCAGGTTGCATAGGCGTGACAGCCGTGGGTGCCTCTCTGGCACTCGTTAATATCAGTGCACGACCACCCATTGCCTTCAAATCCCTTGCGACACGTGCAACTGAATCCACCAACGCTATTTGTGCAGGATGCATGACAATTGCAATTATGGATTCCTAACTTGCATTCCTCCACATCTTTGCAAGTCCACCCACTGCCTTGGAAACCATGGCGGCATTTGCAATGATAGGATCCGATAAGGTTTTTGCATTCAGCAAACTGACTGCAGCCATGGATGCCCACCTTGCACTCGTCAACATCTTTACATACCCAGCCATCTCCATGAAAACCATGATTACAGGTGCCGTTATGAGACCCGACGGTATTTGTACAAGTAGCATGCTTATTGCAACTGTGGGTTCCTTTCTTGCATTCGTCCACATCCGTGCAAGTCCACCCGTCTCCTTGAATACCACCGTGGCATGTACAGTTATAAGCACCACTTCTATTTGTGCAGTAGGCATACCCACTGCAGTTGTGGATTCCTTCCTTGCACTCGTCAACATCCATGCATACCCAACCGTCTCCTTGAAATCCGCGATTGCAAGTGCAATTATGCGATCCGACGGTATTTGCACAGATGGCATACTCACTGCAATTGTGTATTCCCTCGTTGCATTCATTCACATCTTTGCATACCGATCCGTCTCCTTTGAACCATTAAGACAGGTGCAATTGTATGCGCCATTAATGCTGCTGCAAAATGCATGTTTACTGCACTGATGGGTTTTGGCTTTGCATTCGTCAATGTCTTCGCATGTCCTCCCATCCCTTGGAAACCAGAAAAACATGTACACTCATGGGAACCTATGACATTGTTGCAGTGAGCATGCTGACTGCAGTTGTGAGAGTTATCTTTGTTATCTTTGCATTCATCGATATCGGTGCATATTTCACCATCGCCCTGAAATCCTTCCAAGCAGTTGCagttgattttgagaaaaaaaaatccctgCAAGCGCTTGTTAGAAATAAAATTGCATGCAgcacaaatgaaatagaaaaaaaattcttgcagtACTGCttcaagcaaagaaaaaaaattgttgcaaagctatttcatcattcctggggggaacaaaatcccagcaaaactgcaaccattccAGATAATCTGCAAGACAGCGAGCCACTATCAAAATAATACATTGATTGGCCTAAAAAATAAaactctggttagcctaaacgtcacaccggttggcctacagttagcttaagtagcttgcggtttgcccttataatgggataagggatttcttgcttgcttggTTCACATGGCTCCAAGTCATAGGAGTCATGCAAGCTATTACAGTTAGTctaaattacacattggctagcctagttagcactgcagttagcctacagttccttaggtagcttgcggttattGGGATCAGGGATTTCTGCTGGCTAACCAAGCTAACTAAAGGCAGACCACGATATGGCACCGAAGCATTCAGAGCTGCTCACAGATACCCTCTCCGGTTGTGCATGAGTGGGGTCTTGAGAATGGAAGGCTGAGAGTTAACTGATTGAGTGTTGAGCCAGCGCTCATACCTGTGCTAGAGTAATTATCCTGCCATTGTAAGAGGCCATGTGAGATGCCAAATTGCACGTGCCTCGCAAATGGTTTTCAGGACACGAACATGTGTAAACTGCAAGAATGTGACAACCGACGTGAGGACCCAACAGAGGCCATTGTTGACAATGACGACGACGATAATGATAAGACCAGTCAAGAAGAAACTCGTTATCAACACGACTTACGTAAAGCAGAAAAGATTTCCTAGTGAAAGGCATTACCGCTAGCTGGCCTTCTCAAActagtaaaaaaagaaatttgtgtAATGGCTTGCCCAGAAACAgttatttgtttacaaagccACAAGTCTCTTTATTTCATCTATCAAATGCTAAATAGGCCGAAGCTCTGCCTGTTTGAAAGCTGCAATACTACTGAAGTGGTCACACGAATGGAGAGCAATTGGAAAAAAGAggattaacaacaacaacaacaacaatttatttACCCCATAAGCTTACTTACATGCAGATAAATTATTCAAATAGATAGAAATAGATATAGGGGGTCTGGCTGCCTGAAATAACTAAAAAGTTAAAGGGGGCAGGCAGCCAGTAGATTTGTTTAGGATAATTTAGGTCgaacacacatacacacacatatacatcacaaaaaaaaaaagaaaatagaagtAATAATAAACTAAGACATTGAAATATAAAAGGTAAAGTATAATAGGAGGAATATAAAAACAATAATGAATTAGAAGATAGAGCAAAACAGCCTTAAATATATTGAATTGAGGCGAAGctagtatttttttaaatattgggCTTGAATCTTTTTCTTAAACAGTTTGTTCAGAGTTTTTGCAATATCTTGTTCTCATTTCGTAGCTTCTTGTTCTCATCTTCACACACTGAGAGTCTTTTAAGAAGTGTATCATATTGTTTGCTAGTAAAGCTTAAGAGTTCTTTGGTATCTTCTACAATTTTCTTCAACTCATCGAATGTCGACTTGAACAGAGCTAGCTTTTGCTCTAGTTTCTCCTCCAGAATGACAATTAACTCCTCACTGGTGACAGATGTCATCATAACACGAAAATACGAACACATAAGAAGTGATAGAAACAAAATTTAGGTTACTTAGGCCACTTGGCAAGGATGTTTTCCCGGAGTACGAGAAAAGGCCGCCATCGACGCCGCCATCATGGTCGCCGACCGCTGACCGTTGACCGTCGTGAATTGTAAAAAGACTGTGGGGAAGCCTTTTTAAAAAGTCACTTCGTTGCCATAGCAACCACAAAAGAAACGCCTTTACAAAGATGTGTCGTCTTCAAAACAACCTTTAGCATTTATTGATCTTATTTAAACCAGAACCTGTTCAAAATTTTCAGCATAAAACATTTAATGTTGCAATAGCGAGTGGAGAGATGAGATGTTCTATGACATTGGTGACGTCATTTCTTCACGTAATTAACACAAGAAAGCTATACCATTGGCATGGCTATCATACAAAAAAGTAGGGAAAGAAAAGTTTCCAAAGAGGTATGGTAGCCTTTGTACCTAAGAGCGGTAAGAAATTCGACATTTccaagggcgtagctaggggaggggggggggggggggtcctggggtgcctgtgaccccccctttgtaagccgttttttactcaaacaacctacaatattcaggttgcgaaaatgcgagtaccctctgtttgacacagtgtgcccccaccccctccctttgaaaaatccttgcTACGCCCATGATTTTGGGGTCCTGGGCCATGGACTAAGTGTGATTTTCACCAAATCAGATCGGTATCGATGGGGCTTGTCGTATGACATGCACGTCCTCACACTGTACCAAGGCGTGAAACAGTAACAATCACTACTGCTGAAATTGGCAAGGTTTTTGACGCCTTCAGTACAGTATCAGCCCAGCTTAAACACGGCATGTACTAAAAtcaggaacaccggaacaccggaacactccggaacatCCTGGAAGTAACcgaaaaccctcaatttggctaaccctaggcctagctaggccttaagttggtttttaggcctaggctAGCTAGACCTTAtattggtttttaggcctagggttagccaaattgagggtttagggttacttccagggtgttccggagtgttaCGGTGTTtctggttttagtacatgccctTAAACCACAGGGTTAACCTTTGAAGAGTGCAAAGAACTCATTGCAAGACTTAACTGCTGACTTAATTGCAAGAACTGAAAGAGGACCGGAGAGTTCTTCGAGAAAAAGTAGAAAGTCTACGAGAAAATAATATGCTGTAGATGATGGAAACATTCCACCTCAAAGTtatgtaaatttaaaaattataatGGTTACAGTATTTTCACTGATGGTTCAATcgatattttattttcatttttactgaGTATGTCATCAATCCTTTCTGTCGCAAGCCCTAAATACAGTAGCCAGTGTACAGCTGCCCATTCTCCACAAGAAAAATCAGAAAGACAGTGTTTAACCGTTCATAAC containing:
- the LOC138039957 gene encoding adhesion G protein-coupled receptor E2-like, which gives rise to MDVDECKEGIHNCSGYAYCTNRSGAYNCTCHGGIQGDGWTCTDVDECKKGTHSCNKHATCTNTVGSHNGTCNHGFHGDGWVCKDVDECKVGIHGCSQFAECKNLIGSYHCKCRHGFQGSGWTCKDVEECKLGIHNCNCHASCTNSVGGFSCTCRKGFEGNGWSCTDINECQRGTHGCHAYATCLNSQGSHSCTCDTGYSGDGKTCNDIDECLDGTDRCSLYSRCVNSPGSYDCHWCGHGFRGNGMSCVDYDECEEGVYGCHKKATCINTVGSYGCSCHKGYNGNGKVCKASAASGLLPAREVDVLLLSWAIIRICIGWPPQ
- the LOC138040941 gene encoding substance-K receptor-like, encoding MFNETIAAATNSDSASCPEPNSNQYIKGVKAATYIVVIFLSFFGNAVVVRVVQKNQRMRTITNYLIINMALADLLTTGFNMLPTLYWIFGGRSVWAVGGWVGETLCKLLNFAQLVSIAVSVLSLCAIAFDRFFAISRPLKRVITFRVAKGIIGASWCSAIAISGPQLYVLTTTGERGLVQCVENWAPLFDQAIAARAYTITLFVLLYALPLVTIAFLYTVIMFKLWRRQTPGQELTSNQDNKDKTNRKVLKMLVTVVIVFALSWLPLHVRMFVMVTESDLFTCGLPYDMDFLTLFLGHANSAVNPYIYVIFNENYRRGFKTVLSVCNRGS